From Staphylococcus delphini, one genomic window encodes:
- a CDS encoding transposase produces MLIEELGNIREFKGNKQLNSFVGTDIKYYQSGTSNS; encoded by the coding sequence TTGCTTATTGAGGAACTTGGCAACATTAGAGAATTTAAAGGAAATAAACAACTGAATTCATTTGTAGGCACTGATATTAAATATTATCAATCAGGAACTTCAAATAGTTGA
- a CDS encoding recombinase family protein encodes MANVGYARVSTQDQKLDSQIDALKEYGCTKIFSEKVSGRKFKRTELDTCLEYLREGDTLVIYKLDRLGRTTKQLIELSQWFEDNHIELHIINMNINTKDAMGKMFFTMMSAFAELEANLLSERTKKGLAAARARGHKGGRPSLPDYKKREIKFLYDEQKLTGEEIAKQTGVSRSTVYRVIKDLT; translated from the coding sequence ATGGCAAACGTTGGTTACGCTCGTGTTTCTACACAAGATCAAAAACTAGACAGTCAGATTGATGCTTTAAAAGAGTATGGGTGCACTAAAATATTCAGCGAAAAAGTGAGCGGCAGAAAATTTAAAAGAACAGAACTTGATACATGCCTCGAATATTTGAGAGAAGGGGATACACTAGTTATATATAAGTTAGATCGATTGGGAAGAACCACTAAACAATTAATAGAACTTTCTCAGTGGTTTGAAGATAATCATATTGAACTTCATATCATTAATATGAATATCAATACAAAAGATGCTATGGGGAAAATGTTTTTTACAATGATGAGTGCTTTTGCTGAATTAGAGGCTAATTTATTGAGTGAACGAACTAAGAAGGGACTTGCGGCTGCAAGAGCTAGAGGTCACAAAGGAGGAAGACCATCACTACCTGACTATAAAAAACGAGAAATCAAATTCTTATATGATGAACAGAAACTTACAGGGGAAGAAATTGCTAAGCAAACTGGTGTTAGTCGATCTACGGTTTATCGTGTTATAAAAGATTTGACATAA
- a CDS encoding YolD-like family protein — MKVINPDMPVFSEDQLSILNDKITYIMHKNIFCILSYWHNGYIQNIEGLIDRINTLENYIAITKGHDNNEIKIPLNHIVNIDF, encoded by the coding sequence ATGAAAGTAATAAATCCTGATATGCCTGTTTTCTCTGAAGATCAGCTTAGTATTTTAAATGATAAAATTACATACATTATGCACAAGAACATTTTTTGTATTTTAAGTTATTGGCACAATGGTTATATCCAAAATATAGAGGGACTTATCGATCGAATAAACACCTTAGAAAACTACATTGCTATTACTAAAGGTCATGATAATAATGAGATAAAGATACCTTTAAATCACATCGTTAATATTGATTTTTGA
- a CDS encoding VOC family protein — protein MKIIATSLFVNDQEKAKQFYTTQLGFELKHDIDLGGARWLTVVERDSDNPVEVVLEPNQNPIAQDYQTRLFESGIPATMFGVDDLEATYQDLTAKGIKFTKAPMTMGDVKLAIFDDTCGNLIQIIEQV, from the coding sequence TTGAAAATTATTGCGACGAGTTTATTTGTGAATGACCAAGAGAAAGCAAAGCAGTTTTATACAACGCAATTAGGCTTTGAATTAAAACATGACATTGATTTAGGTGGGGCACGTTGGTTGACGGTAGTGGAACGTGACTCAGACAATCCTGTTGAAGTTGTGCTCGAGCCGAATCAAAATCCGATTGCGCAAGATTACCAAACACGTCTATTTGAGAGTGGTATTCCGGCGACGATGTTCGGGGTAGATGATCTTGAAGCGACCTATCAAGATTTAACCGCGAAAGGGATTAAGTTTACAAAAGCGCCGATGACTATGGGAGATGTAAAACTAGCCATCTTTGACGATACATGTGGCAACTTGATCCAAATCATTGAACAAGTATAA
- a CDS encoding LPXTG cell wall anchor domain-containing protein: MLKENYKLRKLKVGLVSTAAAMIFVISNGTAEASENTETEVKTEEQSVASEEKEGVSESVALQQAQAIQLDEVRPGDTQVSGYTQPNKAISIKIDNKDIVSLDEDYEEVVSDDEGKFTYDLKGRKIVYNQKVDVEATAPLNLEELDEEVLESDESDNLDVLGELEDEESIETSVTTPRYENAYTVPEKRLEPMADQHQVWIEPVLEGSGVIKGHTSVNGKVALAINNQHVNLGDKPEQLESLNDVQWQERYEGIWRQINDKGFFEFDLNRLYNKSYSLHADDVVTLTFKSDDANDALGPVVFNVRTEPFERVADAQTVYQLSEHPAIEKLADVAQGIEVQPILGDVLYSETRGDHKVIVEGTKKVEGRTQYGNAIIQIDSNLGEHRSFPTLQADASGHFTFDLKEAGTQLLNGEVLTFKVLDPQTSQVLAETTMGIHPADKKGRASEKSFLYGPLTDAEKAKLREEILRPMVFDATDDLDPDAEWADDMEEVDPDAAPTVEKADENVAAASTDEMADVTAETKENGEVDANTASTATPIDEADKEMQTSETDKEAASSENDTTSPITDVTLPSPVEPSNNNEVMNTTAIENMGDKADMVRFQNRLPLLQMMQSQGTKDTPTLMLQWNGTTERMTDVTQAMSQETVAKSTAVKVSKKSFTAKQEALPHTGSTTKVSLWSILMLASGAALLGYKRRRQS, encoded by the coding sequence ATGTTAAAAGAAAATTATAAATTAAGAAAATTAAAAGTGGGTTTGGTTTCAACGGCTGCTGCGATGATTTTTGTCATTTCAAATGGGACGGCAGAAGCATCTGAAAATACAGAGACAGAAGTGAAAACGGAAGAACAAAGTGTTGCATCAGAAGAAAAAGAAGGCGTATCAGAATCTGTTGCACTTCAACAAGCGCAGGCCATTCAACTTGATGAAGTACGTCCAGGAGATACACAAGTTTCCGGCTATACGCAGCCGAACAAAGCGATTTCAATCAAAATTGACAATAAAGATATCGTCTCATTAGATGAAGATTACGAGGAAGTCGTGTCAGATGACGAAGGTAAATTTACATACGACTTAAAAGGGCGCAAAATTGTTTACAATCAAAAAGTGGATGTTGAAGCAACGGCCCCATTAAACTTAGAAGAATTAGATGAAGAAGTACTAGAAAGTGACGAGTCGGACAATCTGGATGTATTGGGAGAATTGGAAGATGAAGAAAGTATCGAAACTTCTGTAACAACACCGCGCTACGAAAATGCCTATACAGTTCCAGAAAAACGCTTGGAACCTATGGCAGATCAACACCAAGTTTGGATAGAACCTGTATTAGAAGGTTCAGGCGTGATTAAAGGTCACACTTCAGTCAACGGTAAAGTGGCATTAGCGATTAACAATCAACATGTCAACTTGGGCGATAAACCAGAGCAACTCGAATCCTTAAATGATGTCCAATGGCAAGAGCGTTATGAGGGGATTTGGCGTCAAATTAATGATAAAGGCTTTTTTGAATTTGATTTGAATCGTCTTTACAATAAATCGTATTCACTTCACGCTGACGATGTCGTGACGCTAACATTTAAATCGGATGATGCTAATGATGCGCTAGGACCAGTAGTGTTTAATGTACGTACAGAACCTTTTGAACGTGTAGCGGACGCGCAAACAGTTTATCAACTGAGCGAGCATCCAGCGATTGAAAAGTTAGCTGATGTTGCACAAGGCATCGAGGTACAACCTATATTAGGGGATGTATTGTATTCTGAAACACGCGGTGATCATAAAGTCATTGTAGAGGGTACGAAAAAGGTTGAAGGCCGTACGCAATATGGCAATGCAATCATTCAAATTGACTCTAATCTTGGCGAACATCGCAGTTTCCCAACATTACAAGCAGATGCGTCAGGTCATTTTACATTTGATTTGAAAGAAGCAGGGACACAATTGTTAAACGGAGAAGTATTAACGTTTAAAGTTTTAGACCCACAGACGAGCCAAGTGTTAGCTGAAACAACAATGGGCATTCACCCAGCGGACAAAAAGGGACGTGCATCGGAAAAATCCTTTTTGTATGGACCACTTACAGATGCTGAGAAAGCAAAATTAAGAGAAGAAATTTTACGCCCAATGGTTTTTGATGCTACAGACGATTTAGACCCAGATGCAGAATGGGCTGATGACATGGAAGAAGTAGATCCAGATGCAGCACCTACTGTAGAAAAAGCTGATGAAAATGTAGCGGCAGCATCAACTGATGAAATGGCGGACGTCACTGCAGAAACTAAGGAAAATGGTGAAGTAGATGCCAATACCGCATCGACTGCAACACCAATTGATGAGGCGGATAAAGAAATGCAAACGTCTGAAACGGACAAGGAAGCGGCATCATCTGAAAATGATACGACTTCTCCAATAACAGATGTGACATTGCCAAGTCCTGTAGAGCCATCAAACAACAATGAAGTGATGAATACAACAGCTATCGAAAACATGGGCGACAAAGCAGATATGGTCCGTTTCCAAAACAGACTGCCGTTACTGCAAATGATGCAAAGCCAAGGGACAAAAGACACGCCAACATTGATGCTTCAATGGAATGGGACAACAGAACGTATGACGGATGTCACTCAAGCGATGTCACAAGAAACAGTAGCGAAATCTACGGCGGTGAAAGTATCAAAAAAGTCTTTTACAGCAAAACAAGAAGCGTTACCCCATACAGGTTCTACTACGAAAGTTTCGTTATGGTCCATATTGATGCTTGCTTCGGGCGCAGCGTTGTTAGGGTATAAACGTCGTCGTCAGTCTTAA
- a CDS encoding DMT family transporter, which yields MNAAMYIFCMLIWGLNFIAVKIQGESVSLEVALLYRSMIALVLFSVLLWVLRQRIALNNVNWLTVIGFGLCNFTVSYLLLYYGTFYSTAAIVTLIFSMKSILTPVLISIVFKKAIAPKIYIGGFLGILSVMVILYPDLNHLSSQFITGIVMAIFGTIITSVGDVLSLFNSNRGTHPVLANTFGMAGAVLFLLFYTLIQGQHYTVPTDVNFWIGLLYLSVLASFLAWLFYLKLIQNIGASESSYMVAMFPAIGGIASVLLGESQLSMSLVLGIVLACFGAYLALRKKDVSNAYQH from the coding sequence ATGAACGCTGCGATGTATATTTTTTGTATGCTGATTTGGGGCCTTAATTTTATAGCGGTTAAAATACAAGGGGAAAGTGTAAGTTTAGAAGTGGCACTCCTCTATCGCTCTATGATTGCGTTAGTTTTATTTAGTGTGTTGTTATGGGTGTTACGTCAACGTATTGCATTAAATAATGTAAATTGGTTAACAGTGATAGGCTTCGGTCTTTGCAATTTTACTGTGAGTTATTTGTTGCTCTATTACGGGACGTTTTATAGTACAGCAGCCATTGTGACGCTCATTTTCTCAATGAAGTCTATTTTGACGCCTGTTCTCATCAGCATTGTATTTAAAAAGGCTATTGCTCCTAAAATTTATATCGGAGGTTTTTTAGGGATTCTCAGCGTCATGGTGATTTTGTATCCTGATTTGAATCATTTGTCTAGCCAGTTCATTACGGGCATTGTGATGGCAATCTTTGGAACCATCATCACTTCTGTAGGGGATGTCTTGTCGTTGTTCAATAGTAACAGAGGGACGCACCCGGTTCTTGCAAATACGTTTGGTATGGCGGGAGCTGTTCTATTCTTACTGTTTTATACGTTAATCCAAGGTCAACATTATACTGTTCCTACAGACGTGAATTTTTGGATAGGTCTCCTCTATTTATCAGTTTTAGCTTCTTTTCTTGCGTGGCTGTTTTATTTGAAATTAATTCAAAATATCGGGGCTTCGGAAAGTAGTTACATGGTGGCGATGTTTCCAGCTATTGGGGGCATCGCGAGTGTATTATTGGGTGAATCCCAATTGAGTATGAGTTTAGTTTTAGGCATTGTTTTAGCTTGTTTCGGTGCTTATTTGGCATTAAGGAAAAAAGATGTATCAAACGCTTACCAACATTAA
- a CDS encoding MFS transporter, with the protein MWHKISITLRVRLISNFFQEFITMAFLPFIALYLSDLANPKFAGIFLTLLVVANFPVSIVGGHLIETFPKKKAVLLYQSIMGTMLLLMAIIMTSSHQSIALFCICYAIYNIVWGLQYPAMDTMIMDAITPDIENFIYKIDYWLTNVATALGALIGGLLYHNYKATLLFLAFLIFFAVFGALWKWLPKDHGHFSNDLTTIHPIRIIKSYDTVLKDRRFIFMTLGFSILMMGELSASSYIAIRLKETFNPIHFAYLNIDGVKMFSILMVVNTVIVISCTYIISKWSMSYNQKYILLLGMVMYVVGYASVTHLNHFYLLIVFMMVATIGEIIYVPIFDVNRFKMIPENKRGTYSAFNSLGFNLSELIARFGILLGVFLTSWGMAIYMLIILSIGAYCIYKAIYGDFQQRSV; encoded by the coding sequence ATGTGGCATAAAATAAGTATTACGTTACGCGTACGACTGATCAGTAACTTTTTTCAAGAATTCATTACAATGGCATTTTTACCATTTATTGCATTATATTTAAGCGACTTAGCGAATCCAAAATTTGCGGGGATCTTTTTGACACTACTCGTCGTCGCAAACTTTCCAGTGTCCATAGTAGGCGGACATCTTATCGAAACATTCCCTAAAAAGAAAGCTGTATTGCTCTATCAAAGTATAATGGGCACAATGCTCTTATTGATGGCAATCATCATGACCAGTTCCCATCAAAGTATCGCTCTATTTTGTATCTGTTACGCGATATACAACATTGTTTGGGGACTCCAATATCCTGCAATGGACACGATGATTATGGACGCCATCACACCTGATATCGAAAACTTCATTTATAAAATCGATTACTGGCTGACAAACGTGGCAACTGCGCTCGGAGCATTAATTGGTGGACTTTTATACCACAATTATAAGGCAACACTATTATTTCTAGCGTTTCTAATATTTTTTGCTGTCTTTGGCGCGCTTTGGAAGTGGCTCCCTAAAGATCACGGTCACTTTTCCAACGATCTCACTACCATTCATCCAATCAGAATCATAAAAAGTTATGATACCGTACTGAAAGATCGCCGGTTCATTTTTATGACGCTCGGTTTCAGTATATTGATGATGGGAGAACTTTCTGCGTCTTCGTACATTGCGATACGATTGAAAGAGACCTTCAATCCTATCCATTTTGCATATTTAAACATTGATGGCGTTAAAATGTTTTCTATACTGATGGTTGTGAACACGGTCATTGTCATCTCTTGTACATATATCATTTCTAAGTGGTCCATGTCATACAATCAAAAATATATTTTGTTACTTGGCATGGTCATGTACGTCGTCGGTTATGCGAGTGTCACCCATTTGAATCACTTTTATTTACTCATTGTATTCATGATGGTCGCAACGATTGGAGAAATCATATACGTCCCTATTTTTGATGTCAACCGCTTCAAAATGATACCTGAAAATAAACGAGGAACTTACTCCGCCTTTAATTCGTTAGGCTTTAACTTATCTGAACTCATCGCGCGTTTTGGTATATTATTAGGCGTATTTTTAACATCTTGGGGAATGGCAATCTACATGCTTATCATCTTGAGTATTGGTGCTTATTGCATCTATAAAGCCATTTATGGGGACTTTCAGCAGCGTTCCGTTTAG
- a CDS encoding type II toxin-antitoxin system PemK/MazF family toxin: protein MDKERAYEILDDTNGKYKNLFDSGNERFITLPFWLRSHSNLLTKELEGKIRPHYNQYKRGTIIYVDFGVNIGSELSGGHFAIILNKKDSKKSSTLNVIPLTSKNKNIFYR, encoded by the coding sequence ATGGATAAAGAAAGAGCTTATGAAATATTAGATGATACTAATGGAAAATATAAAAATTTATTCGACAGTGGCAATGAAAGGTTTATTACTTTACCTTTTTGGTTACGTTCTCATTCAAATTTATTAACCAAAGAACTAGAAGGGAAGATTAGACCTCATTATAACCAATATAAAAGAGGAACTATCATTTATGTCGATTTTGGAGTGAATATCGGCAGTGAATTATCTGGAGGTCATTTTGCTATTATATTAAATAAAAAAGATAGTAAAAAAAGCAGCACTTTAAATGTCATACCTCTAACATCAAAGAACAAAAACATTTTTTACCGATAG
- a CDS encoding Crp/Fnr family transcriptional regulator, whose translation MLKLNNELFSLIKKYGDRKSFIHDEIVHLNNGEKFLYAFEKGVAFLKHTDITGKVLLSKICKKGSVYMETIDDIQINYHLFFKENTTLYQVSINKLKKYIDNDNLNTLILKYIYNEVRKRELTIRDYTFYGKKGMILSNLVRLANSFGKTLKNGTILIDVKLTHEDLSQLCGMSRERVTKTISKLKNDNILDYDKKSKKFIILDLESIKNQINCEECPLNFCNIC comes from the coding sequence ATGTTAAAGTTGAACAATGAGTTATTTAGTCTAATAAAAAAATATGGAGACCGTAAAAGTTTTATACACGATGAAATTGTTCATTTAAATAATGGAGAAAAATTTTTATATGCTTTCGAAAAAGGGGTAGCTTTTTTAAAGCATACAGATATCACGGGTAAAGTTCTATTATCAAAAATATGTAAAAAAGGAAGCGTTTATATGGAGACTATTGATGATATCCAAATAAACTATCACTTATTTTTCAAAGAAAATACTACTTTATATCAAGTCTCTATTAATAAATTAAAAAAATATATTGATAATGATAATCTTAATACATTAATTTTAAAATATATATATAATGAAGTTAGAAAAAGAGAATTAACTATAAGAGACTATACTTTTTACGGTAAAAAGGGAATGATTCTCTCTAATCTAGTTCGATTAGCCAATTCTTTTGGAAAAACACTCAAAAATGGAACTATATTAATAGATGTTAAATTAACACATGAAGACCTTTCACAATTATGTGGTATGAGTAGAGAAAGAGTAACCAAAACAATATCTAAATTAAAAAACGATAATATTCTAGATTATGATAAAAAGAGCAAAAAGTTTATTATCTTAGATTTAGAATCAATTAAAAATCAGATTAACTGTGAAGAATGTCCTTTAAACTTTTGTAATATTTGTTAA
- a CDS encoding insulinase family protein — MLKGLDNSIMKIEFAGISGLGFDIKNSYINCISVKINFGGLDSKIGYAHFLEHMKFWRDDNHLYEEMKNLSIVLNATTSVNSTYFTFFCAPYVSEDALNVLLKYLKNHDFSKNIFEKEKKVVINEIKGYKSIQSQDMKLNIIRDRILGTEKNINKISLYDLHKISKSFYNKDNMSIYVIGDIEFTKKNNNSNYHNDVTKKKIITKDGECEIQGTEEVLFLKILLLNIANNKSLVYYNNQFLYYGEKKQLVKNINLFEEKDNRMTDNIYKDILDKMSAVVEIKNIVEFWELHNNFFSTIQNICESEKLLDLINELKGELS; from the coding sequence ATGCTAAAAGGATTAGATAATAGTATTATGAAGATTGAATTTGCAGGGATTAGCGGTCTAGGTTTTGATATAAAAAACTCATATATCAATTGTATTAGTGTAAAGATTAATTTTGGAGGGCTAGATAGTAAAATTGGATATGCTCACTTTTTGGAACATATGAAATTTTGGAGAGACGATAATCATCTTTATGAAGAAATGAAAAATTTAAGTATTGTCTTAAATGCTACCACTAGTGTAAATAGTACTTATTTTACATTTTTTTGTGCTCCATATGTGTCAGAGGATGCTTTAAATGTATTGTTAAAGTATTTGAAAAACCATGACTTTTCAAAAAATATTTTTGAAAAAGAAAAGAAAGTAGTGATCAACGAAATTAAAGGATATAAAAGTATTCAATCTCAGGATATGAAACTTAATATCATAAGAGACCGTATACTAGGGACCGAAAAAAATATTAATAAAATTTCATTATATGATTTACATAAAATATCTAAAAGTTTTTATAATAAAGATAATATGAGTATTTATGTTATTGGAGATATTGAATTCACCAAAAAAAACAATAATAGTAATTATCATAATGATGTTACCAAAAAGAAGATTATTACTAAGGATGGAGAGTGCGAGATACAAGGAACCGAAGAAGTACTTTTTTTAAAAATTCTTTTGTTAAATATCGCTAATAACAAATCTTTAGTATATTATAATAATCAATTTCTATATTATGGTGAAAAGAAACAACTAGTAAAAAACATTAATCTATTTGAGGAAAAAGATAATAGGATGACTGATAACATCTATAAAGATATTTTAGATAAAATGAGTGCAGTAGTTGAAATAAAAAATATTGTAGAGTTTTGGGAATTGCATAATAATTTTTTCTCGACAATACAAAATATATGCGAAAGTGAAAAATTATTAGATTTAATAAATGAGCTTAAGGGTGAGTTATCATGA
- a CDS encoding insulinase family protein, giving the protein MSFYIKNVKSSIYNSTMEIEQLPKMNLSKLNYYQLLSYTFNELFGKLDSYKHRRYTSLICYNNQFFWLYNTLSLDNDYDYDNCHYTVKELNEAKDKAKMSLKAKISQYQLSPFNIHRNEYKEILGLDDIYGKYRYGKVEKFYLVDLQKKDIDDVILRNYEYKYSNYNNFTRVDNPIIHNKYNLNNNLKIRNNISEIGLDSHPFYTLCWSIKSNCIEDTCFYGNLLQAYLSHYGHSKLFEELRIKAYQLYHFSSYFDNECNLFFIHFSSDVKKKNDIKNCVKNIMKKLWLSIEEFESIKTFLDTELRFLLDKQYGYNFYLFKLGQKYKKFAHPFYDIKKLNYLEFNSMVKNMTFIALDEG; this is encoded by the coding sequence TTGTCTTTCTATATTAAAAATGTTAAATCTTCTATATACAATTCGACTATGGAAATAGAACAACTACCAAAAATGAACTTAAGTAAACTAAATTATTATCAATTGTTGTCCTACACGTTTAATGAACTATTTGGGAAATTAGATTCCTATAAACATAGAAGATACACTAGCTTAATTTGTTATAACAATCAGTTTTTCTGGTTATATAATACTTTAAGTTTAGATAATGATTATGATTATGATAATTGTCATTACACAGTAAAAGAATTAAATGAAGCAAAAGATAAAGCAAAAATGAGTTTAAAAGCAAAGATAAGTCAATATCAATTAAGTCCATTTAACATTCATAGGAATGAATATAAAGAAATTCTTGGTTTAGACGATATTTATGGAAAATATAGATATGGAAAAGTAGAAAAATTTTATTTAGTAGATCTGCAAAAGAAAGATATCGATGATGTTATTTTAAGGAATTATGAATATAAGTATAGTAACTACAACAATTTTACAAGAGTAGATAATCCTATAATACATAACAAGTATAATCTTAATAATAACCTTAAAATAAGAAATAACATTTCTGAAATAGGATTAGATAGCCACCCTTTTTATACACTCTGTTGGAGTATTAAATCTAATTGTATTGAGGATACATGTTTTTATGGTAATTTATTGCAAGCATATCTTTCTCATTACGGACATTCAAAATTGTTTGAAGAACTTAGAATAAAGGCTTACCAACTTTACCACTTTAGTTCATATTTTGATAATGAATGTAATCTATTTTTTATACATTTTAGTTCAGATGTTAAGAAAAAAAACGATATTAAAAATTGTGTAAAAAATATAATGAAAAAATTGTGGCTGAGTATTGAAGAATTTGAGAGTATTAAAACCTTTTTAGATACCGAATTAAGATTTTTATTAGATAAACAATACGGTTATAACTTCTATTTATTTAAGTTAGGGCAGAAATATAAAAAGTTTGCTCATCCATTTTATGACATAAAAAAACTGAACTACTTAGAATTTAATAGCATGGTCAAAAATATGACATTTATCGCTTTAGATGAAGGGTGA
- a CDS encoding ATP-binding cassette domain-containing protein, producing the protein MIKICDLYVWYDKEFILEDINLQLKSGEIYALIGKNGSGKTTLINTICGVLPTFKGSIVMGNAFFNAESTSKIIQNSKKERFYIADNPEKIKYMNCLQYINLILDIYKTKVDQKLLQYYMERYQFTNHKNKIIDELSLGNLKKLNIICSYLINTKILIFDEPLNGLDIQSIEKFIEDIQLLKNKGYLVILSTHILDVVERFTNKIVLINNRKATELTFENASQIREVLGVNETT; encoded by the coding sequence ATGATAAAAATCTGTGACTTATATGTTTGGTACGACAAGGAATTCATTTTAGAAGATATAAATTTACAGCTAAAGAGTGGAGAAATTTATGCTTTGATTGGTAAAAATGGTAGCGGTAAAACTACACTTATCAATACAATTTGTGGGGTTTTGCCTACATTTAAAGGAAGTATTGTTATGGGCAATGCTTTCTTTAATGCAGAAAGCACTTCTAAAATAATACAAAACAGTAAAAAGGAAAGGTTTTATATAGCAGATAATCCTGAAAAAATAAAATACATGAATTGTTTGCAATATATAAATTTAATACTAGACATATACAAAACGAAGGTAGATCAAAAATTATTACAATATTATATGGAAAGGTATCAATTTACAAATCATAAAAATAAGATAATCGATGAGCTTTCTCTTGGAAATCTCAAGAAACTTAATATTATATGTTCTTATCTAATAAATACTAAAATTTTAATTTTTGATGAACCATTAAATGGACTAGATATTCAATCCATTGAGAAATTTATAGAAGATATACAACTATTAAAGAATAAGGGATATTTAGTAATCTTATCTACTCATATTCTTGATGTAGTTGAAAGGTTTACTAATAAAATTGTATTAATTAATAACAGAAAAGCCACTGAATTAACATTTGAGAATGCTAGTCAAATTAGAGAGGTTTTGGGTGTGAATGAAACTACATAG
- a CDS encoding radical SAM/SPASM domain-containing protein produces the protein MQRYIKFNEHVRLHQLPEGGVIEMSFRDSKFDMLEFEYLDLNSSAFEACTYFDGSKKIIDIIQGMCIKYDCELKDHINWYSDLIKKLYSKKLVTLTQNSNSGSINLTGSKEHITPLHTTFEITHKCNLECKHCYLESSPSVKDTLSFDEFKKIADEMYNNGVLTCEITGGETFVHQHAKEIIEYALNKFHKVGILTNATILRQDVLDLLTKYKDKIIVGISLDSVNPESNNEFRQHPRAHQLTCKNIKRLADRGIFVRVGMSIYEDNMWEIKDMAKLVRELGAQAFAYNWIDDFGRGKSIDEMKLNKQNDISFKEFEVNVLKENKDIIPLISINENKANNCGAGWRSIVMDPNGNIRPCALFPKEFKIGNLKDSSYEEVFSSDIVNKLWKLQSPQSSSLCSKECPFRDYCTGCYLKGLNTNKNHRKDKCSWIKEQKLEPLMENI, from the coding sequence ATGCAAAGATATATAAAGTTTAATGAACACGTTAGGTTGCATCAGCTCCCAGAAGGTGGAGTAATAGAAATGAGCTTTAGAGATTCCAAATTTGATATGTTAGAGTTTGAATATTTAGATTTAAATTCTTCTGCATTTGAAGCATGTACCTACTTTGATGGTAGTAAAAAGATAATAGATATTATTCAAGGTATGTGCATTAAGTATGATTGTGAACTTAAGGATCATATTAATTGGTACAGTGATCTAATTAAAAAATTATACAGTAAAAAATTAGTTACACTAACACAAAATAGTAATTCGGGATCAATTAATTTAACAGGTTCTAAAGAACATATTACACCACTACATACAACTTTTGAGATAACTCACAAATGTAATTTAGAATGTAAACACTGTTATTTAGAAAGCTCTCCATCTGTTAAAGATACATTGAGTTTTGACGAGTTTAAAAAAATAGCAGATGAAATGTATAACAATGGGGTTTTAACATGTGAAATTACTGGAGGAGAAACATTTGTCCACCAACATGCAAAAGAAATAATAGAATATGCACTAAATAAGTTTCATAAAGTAGGCATATTAACTAATGCGACTATTTTAAGACAAGACGTATTAGATTTGCTTACAAAATATAAGGATAAGATTATAGTTGGTATATCATTAGATAGTGTTAATCCTGAATCAAATAACGAGTTTCGACAACATCCTAGAGCACATCAACTAACGTGTAAAAATATTAAAAGATTAGCTGATAGAGGTATTTTTGTAAGAGTAGGTATGTCTATTTATGAAGATAATATGTGGGAAATAAAAGACATGGCTAAATTAGTTAGAGAATTAGGAGCACAAGCATTTGCTTATAATTGGATTGATGACTTTGGTCGAGGAAAATCAATAGACGAAATGAAGTTAAATAAACAAAATGATATTTCATTTAAAGAATTTGAGGTGAATGTTTTAAAAGAAAATAAAGATATCATTCCACTTATATCGATTAATGAAAATAAAGCTAATAATTGCGGTGCTGGATGGCGCTCAATAGTTATGGATCCTAACGGTAATATAAGACCTTGTGCATTATTTCCAAAAGAATTTAAAATTGGTAATTTAAAAGATTCTAGCTATGAAGAAGTGTTCTCTAGTGACATTGTCAATAAATTATGGAAATTACAATCACCTCAAAGTTCTAGTTTATGTTCAAAAGAATGTCCGTTTAGAGATTACTGTACAGGATGTTACTTAAAAGGATTAAACACGAATAAAAATCATCGAAAAGACAAATGTAGCTGGATAAAAGAACAAAAACTTGAACCACTGATGGAAAATATTTAG